One genomic segment of Pseudonocardia sp. T1-2H includes these proteins:
- a CDS encoding NAD(P)H-dependent flavin oxidoreductase has product MRTAVTDLLGVDAPLVGFNRSPGVVVEVSRAGGLGVLAASAYTPAELDAQLTWIEQQLGGRPYGVDLLVPAKSAEGSGDRATLAASLRAQIPDEHVRFVEELLARYDIPAGGTTREPDGELIANLDPSGVPALLDVVFAHPIALVANALGPPPPTLVERARAASVVVASLCGTAGHARRQLDAGVDLLVAQGTEAGGHTGTIATMVLTPEVVELAGDVPVLAAGGIATGRQMAAALALGAAGVWCGSVWLSSHEDVSPASVKRKFLAAGSTDTVRSRVRTGKPARQLRSAWHDEWESDGSPAALPLPLQPMLISDAWARIDEAAEAGHEGALALESFFVGQVVGGFGALRPAGEIARTIIDDCAARLAELSHLT; this is encoded by the coding sequence ATGCGCACCGCCGTGACGGACCTGCTGGGCGTCGACGCCCCGCTCGTGGGCTTCAACCGCTCCCCGGGGGTGGTCGTGGAGGTCAGCCGGGCCGGTGGCCTGGGGGTCCTCGCCGCGTCCGCGTACACGCCCGCGGAGCTGGATGCGCAGCTCACCTGGATCGAGCAGCAGCTCGGCGGCCGCCCGTACGGGGTGGACCTGCTGGTCCCGGCGAAGAGCGCCGAGGGCTCCGGGGACCGCGCCACGCTCGCCGCGAGCCTGCGGGCGCAGATCCCGGACGAGCACGTGCGGTTCGTCGAGGAGCTGCTGGCCCGTTACGACATCCCCGCCGGAGGAACCACCCGGGAGCCCGACGGGGAGCTGATCGCCAATCTGGACCCGAGCGGTGTCCCGGCCCTGCTCGACGTCGTGTTCGCGCATCCGATCGCCCTGGTCGCGAATGCGCTGGGCCCGCCCCCGCCCACCCTGGTGGAGCGCGCGCGGGCCGCGAGCGTCGTCGTCGCGTCACTGTGCGGGACGGCCGGGCACGCCCGCCGCCAGCTGGACGCGGGGGTGGACCTGCTGGTCGCGCAGGGCACGGAGGCCGGCGGGCACACCGGCACGATCGCGACGATGGTCCTCACGCCCGAGGTCGTCGAGCTGGCCGGCGACGTCCCGGTGCTCGCCGCGGGCGGGATCGCGACCGGGCGACAGATGGCCGCGGCCCTCGCGCTCGGTGCGGCCGGGGTGTGGTGCGGCTCGGTGTGGCTGTCCAGCCACGAGGACGTCTCGCCCGCGTCCGTGAAGCGGAAGTTCCTGGCCGCCGGCAGCACGGACACCGTCCGCTCGCGGGTCCGGACCGGCAAGCCCGCGCGGCAGCTGCGCAGCGCGTGGCACGACGAGTGGGAGTCCGACGGCAGCCCCGCGGCCCTGCCGCTCCCGTTGCAGCCGATGCTGATCTCCGACGCCTGGGCGCGGATCGACGAGGCCGCCGAGGCCGGGCACGAGGGCGCGCTCGCGCTGGAGTCGTTCTTCGTCGGCCAGGTCGTCGGCGGGTTCGGCGCGCTGCGGCCGGCGGGGGAGATCGCGCGGACGATCATCGACGACTGCGCCGCCCGGCTCGCGGAGCTGTCCCACCTGACGTAG
- a CDS encoding MBL fold metallo-hydrolase produces MSEQDETERRLGITVVGTAQREAWAARVLPPVERLDAGLWSVPVPIPDNPLRYTLSYLIPADDGIVVVDPGWDTDAGWAALTAGLAAAGAAFADVTGIVATHVHADHHGMSARLRDRTGAWVGMHPAERDSLPQRTGLLRRADMRATQARWLRAAGAAEADVAELCGVPADDCEVDGLPDRTPMAEPDVLLHDGDALPVRGRTVRAVWTPGHTPGHICLLEPDAGVMLTGDHVLPRITPNIGLAPDFGGAPLALFLDSLERVARYDEHRSDARSGRLTALPAHEYRFRGLATRARTLQAHHAERCRELLDVVERLGNPTLWEVTKALTWSRPWSQVGPMRIGALAETGAHVRHLVDLGQLVWDGAVPAFGGAGEDVPSRVRRSDPVRSTVA; encoded by the coding sequence GTGAGCGAGCAGGACGAGACCGAGCGACGGCTCGGCATCACGGTGGTCGGCACCGCGCAGCGTGAGGCCTGGGCGGCGCGGGTGCTGCCGCCGGTCGAGCGGCTGGACGCCGGGCTGTGGTCCGTGCCGGTGCCGATCCCGGACAACCCGCTCCGCTACACCCTGAGCTACCTGATCCCCGCGGACGACGGCATCGTCGTCGTGGACCCGGGCTGGGACACCGACGCCGGCTGGGCGGCGCTGACCGCCGGGCTGGCCGCGGCCGGCGCCGCGTTCGCGGACGTCACCGGCATCGTCGCCACCCACGTGCACGCGGACCACCACGGCATGTCCGCCCGGCTGCGGGACCGCACGGGCGCCTGGGTGGGCATGCACCCGGCCGAGCGGGACTCGCTGCCGCAGCGCACCGGGCTCCTCCGCCGCGCGGACATGCGCGCGACGCAGGCCCGCTGGCTGCGCGCGGCCGGTGCGGCCGAGGCCGACGTGGCCGAGCTCTGCGGCGTCCCTGCGGACGACTGCGAGGTCGACGGCCTCCCGGACCGCACGCCCATGGCCGAGCCCGACGTCCTGCTGCACGACGGGGACGCGCTGCCGGTGCGCGGCCGGACCGTCCGCGCCGTCTGGACGCCGGGGCACACCCCCGGGCACATCTGCCTGCTGGAACCCGACGCAGGCGTCATGCTGACCGGGGATCACGTGCTTCCGCGGATCACCCCCAACATCGGTCTGGCGCCGGACTTCGGCGGTGCCCCGCTCGCCCTGTTCCTGGACTCTCTCGAACGGGTCGCCCGGTACGACGAGCACCGGTCCGACGCGCGGTCGGGCCGGCTCACCGCGCTGCCCGCCCACGAGTACCGCTTCCGCGGTCTCGCCACCCGGGCGCGCACGCTGCAGGCCCACCACGCGGAGCGCTGCCGGGAGCTGCTCGACGTCGTCGAGCGGCTGGGAAACCCCACACTGTGGGAGGTCACGAAGGCGCTGACCTGGTCCCGGCCCTGGTCGCAGGTGGGTCCGATGCGGATCGGAGCGCTCGCCGAGACCGGCGCGCACGTGCGCCACCTCGTGGACCTCGGCCAGTTGGTCTGGGACGGGGCCGTGCCCGCGTTCGGCGGTGCCGGCGAGGACGTCCCGAGCCGGGTGCGGCGCAGCGATCCCGTCCGCTCGACCGTGGCCTGA